A DNA window from Streptomyces roseifaciens contains the following coding sequences:
- a CDS encoding flavin reductase family protein, which yields MLAETITAERFRTSLARWASGVTVVTTVDAQGRSHGFTASSFTSVSLEPPLVLVCLDLRANCFDAFTGAEGFVVHVLGRDQQDLAALFARRGADKFPQPGTARSRRGLPLLPGALARLECRTERQVPAGDHLVLFGEVEHAEAGEGEPLLYYRKGFHGIAGPGAAG from the coding sequence ATGCTCGCAGAGACGATCACCGCCGAACGGTTCCGGACGTCCCTCGCCCGCTGGGCCAGCGGGGTCACGGTCGTGACCACCGTGGATGCGCAGGGCCGCAGCCACGGTTTCACTGCCAGCTCCTTCACCTCCGTCTCCCTCGAACCGCCCCTGGTGCTGGTGTGCCTGGACCTGCGGGCCAACTGCTTCGACGCCTTCACCGGCGCCGAGGGGTTCGTCGTCCACGTGCTCGGCCGGGACCAGCAGGACCTGGCCGCGCTCTTCGCGCGCAGGGGCGCGGACAAGTTCCCCCAGCCGGGGACGGCCCGCTCCCGGCGCGGGCTGCCCCTGCTGCCCGGCGCGCTCGCCCGGCTGGAGTGCCGCACCGAGCGGCAGGTGCCGGCCGGTGACCACCTCGTGCTGTTCGGCGAGGTGGAGCACGCCGAGGCCGGCGAGGGGGAGCCCCTCCTGTACTACCGGAAGGGCTTCCACGGGATCGCCGGCCCCGGCGCAGCGGGCTGA
- a CDS encoding IS701 family transposase, producing MTAGEPPFGEPSPAGPWDVEPELFSSLTRNDQRRMAEQYVRGLLEAEGRKTLRNVAEQIGGKALQQSVHHFITASSWNWAPVRRALARRAEEEVRPQAWVVNSTVIPKAGVHSVGVDQQFLPHLGQTVNGQRAFSVWSASERVSVPFNWSLVLSRSWLEDPARRSRAHIPDASRAISLEEHAGAVALEAADSWGLRRRPVVVDVEGLDAGATVRRFARAGLPLIMRIDGTTPLRVDGTLLQGYSDREVPAQNLIGSMKRMRRQVEWSDTSGTGSYRGVVSAIPVILSCPAPAGGPGGSHHRPMLLMGDWGSSDRWPSRMWLTDSRRLPLVTLLRLTRLTGVVQRDFAEISEHTGIRDFAGRSFRGWHRHVTLASVAHLIAVRAGARRLPAQRRRAAGSVAPLCA from the coding sequence CTGACCGCCGGGGAACCCCCCTTCGGGGAACCGTCCCCCGCCGGCCCCTGGGACGTGGAACCGGAGCTCTTCTCGTCGCTCACGCGCAACGACCAGCGCAGGATGGCGGAGCAGTACGTACGCGGCCTGCTGGAGGCGGAGGGCCGCAAGACCCTGCGCAACGTCGCGGAACAGATCGGCGGGAAGGCGCTCCAGCAGAGCGTCCACCACTTCATCACCGCCTCGTCCTGGAACTGGGCCCCGGTGCGGCGGGCGCTCGCGCGCCGCGCGGAGGAGGAGGTGCGCCCCCAGGCGTGGGTGGTCAACTCCACCGTCATCCCCAAGGCGGGGGTGCACTCGGTCGGCGTCGACCAGCAGTTCCTCCCCCACCTGGGCCAGACGGTCAACGGCCAGCGGGCGTTCAGCGTCTGGAGCGCCTCCGAGCGGGTCAGCGTGCCCTTCAACTGGAGCCTGGTGCTGTCCAGGAGCTGGCTGGAGGACCCGGCCCGGCGCAGCCGCGCCCACATACCCGACGCCAGCCGCGCCATCTCCCTGGAGGAGCACGCCGGCGCCGTGGCCCTGGAGGCCGCCGACTCCTGGGGGCTGCGCAGGCGCCCCGTCGTCGTGGACGTGGAGGGGCTCGACGCGGGGGCGACCGTGCGGCGCTTCGCGCGGGCGGGCCTCCCGCTGATCATGCGCATCGACGGCACGACCCCGCTGCGCGTCGACGGCACCCTGCTGCAGGGCTACAGCGACCGGGAGGTGCCCGCGCAGAACCTGATCGGCTCGATGAAGCGGATGCGCCGGCAGGTCGAGTGGTCCGACACCTCGGGGACGGGCTCGTACCGCGGGGTGGTGAGCGCGATCCCGGTGATCCTGTCGTGCCCCGCGCCCGCGGGCGGGCCCGGCGGCAGCCACCACCGGCCCATGCTGCTGATGGGCGACTGGGGCTCCTCCGACCGGTGGCCGTCGCGGATGTGGCTCACCGACTCGCGGCGGCTGCCGCTGGTCACCCTGCTGCGCCTGACCCGGCTCACGGGCGTCGTCCAGCGCGACTTCGCGGAGATCTCCGAGCACACCGGGATACGGGACTTCGCGGGCCGCTCGTTCCGAGGCTGGCACCGCCACGTCACCCTGGCCTCGGTCGCCCACCTCATCGCCGTGCGTGCGGGGGCGCGGCGCCTCCCGGCGCAGCGGCGGCGCGCGGCGGGGTCCGTCGCGCCGCTGTGTGCGTGA